Genomic segment of Vicinamibacterales bacterium:
GGCGTGGTTTCCGTCTGCCCCGCCGGCGGCTGCTCAGCAGAAGCCTCCAGAAGCGAGCAAACTCGCCACGGCACCGAAGGCCTCGGCCCCAGCCGCCGCGAACCCCGCCCCGTCGGTACACGGAGAAGCGGAAGCCGCCAAGACTGCTCCGGAGGCTCCGGCACACGAGGTCACGATCGACAACGCCGAGGTGCACGGCGTGTTCACGTCGCGAGGCGGCGTGCTCACGAGCTGGCAACTGAAGCGCTATCGCGACGCGGATCAGCGCCCCTTCGAACTCGTAGCTGGACACGCGCCTGCCGACTCGCCACTCCCTTTCACGCTCGCGAGCGACGACCCGGCCGTATCGGCGGAGCTCGCGACCGCGCCCTTCACGGTCGGCGAATCGTCGGCGAACGGCACGTGGAAAGCGACGTTCGACTACAAAGACGCATCGGGTCTCGCGGCTGAAAAGACGTTTGCCATTGCCGCGAGCCAGCCGTACGTCATCGACGTCACGGCCTCGCTGACTCGCAACGGGCAGCCGCTGCCGGTCACGCTCCGCTGGGGTCCGGCACTCGGCAGCGGCATCGTCGCCAAGTCTCGCTATAACCCGCCACCGCAACCGCTTTTCTACAAAGACGGCAAGGTGACGCGGGTCGCGGCGAACAAGGTCTCGCAACAGCCGTTGCAGGAAGGGATATTCGGGTTCGGCGGCGTCGACGACCACTACTTCCTCGCGGTCGTCGTGAAGCCCGACGCCGCGCTGCGGCTGCAGTACACCGCCGTCGACGTCGATCTGAAGGACGTGCCGGAGGGCGCCCACTACATCGACTGGTCCGCGCGCTTCCCGGCGGCGGCGCACGCGCGCTATTTCGCCGGACCGAAAGACTTCGACGTACTCGCGACGGTCGATCGCGATCTCGTCCGTTCGATCGACTTCGGGATCTTCGCCTGGCTGGTCGTCCCGCTCCTGCGCGCGCTCAAGTGGATCAACGGCTACGTCGGCAATTACGGCTGGTCGTTAATTCTCCTGACGATTCTCATCAACCTGGTGATGTTCCCGCTCCGGCAGAAGAGCTACGTGTCGATGCGGAAGATGCAGGCGCTGCAGCCGGAGCTCAAGGCCGTTCAGGATCGCTACAAGAACCTGAAGATGAGCGATCCGGCGCGCGCCAAACAGAACCAGGAGATCATGGAGCTCTACAAGTCGCGCGGCGTGAACCCCGCCAGCGGCTGCGTACCGATGATCCTGACGCTGCCTGTCCTCTACGCGTTCTACTCTCTGCTGTCGGTGGCGATCGAGCTGCGCGGCGCCCCCTTCATCCTGCAGATTCACGATCTGTCGGCGCACGATCCCTACTACGTCTGGCCGGTCC
This window contains:
- the yidC gene encoding membrane protein insertase YidC, with the protein product MERRVLLAVILSFVVLYAFQAWFPSAPPAAAQQKPPEASKLATAPKASAPAAANPAPSVHGEAEAAKTAPEAPAHEVTIDNAEVHGVFTSRGGVLTSWQLKRYRDADQRPFELVAGHAPADSPLPFTLASDDPAVSAELATAPFTVGESSANGTWKATFDYKDASGLAAEKTFAIAASQPYVIDVTASLTRNGQPLPVTLRWGPALGSGIVAKSRYNPPPQPLFYKDGKVTRVAANKVSQQPLQEGIFGFGGVDDHYFLAVVVKPDAALRLQYTAVDVDLKDVPEGAHYIDWSARFPAAAHARYFAGPKDFDVLATVDRDLVRSIDFGIFAWLVVPLLRALKWINGYVGNYGWSLILLTILINLVMFPLRQKSYVSMRKMQALQPELKAVQDRYKNLKMSDPARAKQNQEIMELYKSRGVNPASGCVPMILTLPVLYAFYSLLSVAIELRGAPFILQIHDLSAHDPYYVWPVLMGITMFIQQKMTPATGDPAQQKMMLFFMPIMMGTLFVRAASGLVIYWTISNLWGIFQQMLTNRMLGPAPVKTLRPPAERQMKSAKPVGGGKTDQAKERKP